The Kocuria sp. TGY1127_2 genome includes a window with the following:
- a CDS encoding metalloregulator ArsR/SmtB family transcription factor, with the protein MYFVKEKAQAQGASPQGGAETEERTRDRVLQGVLAHGPVSAADLGRNLGLTPAAIRRHLEALEKDQLIEITMVRKQGGGAGRPARRYVIAPQGHARLGNDYLDIAIDSLKTIRGALGHEALENFAHQRFKEMERRYRPIVDAAGPDISDRAKALGDAMTRDGFVASTSVMAMGKAAKTVELPEHLLSSIQLCQGHCPVRDLAQEFPEFCDEETRVIASLLGVDVRRLSTMAGGAHVCTTHIPLARGTHQATAASRGSDTQ; encoded by the coding sequence GTGTATTTCGTGAAGGAAAAAGCCCAAGCCCAGGGCGCCTCTCCGCAGGGAGGTGCCGAGACTGAGGAAAGGACCCGGGATCGGGTCCTCCAAGGAGTGCTGGCACACGGTCCAGTGTCCGCGGCAGACCTTGGTCGGAACCTCGGTCTCACACCTGCCGCGATCCGGCGTCATCTCGAAGCACTTGAAAAAGACCAACTCATCGAAATCACCATGGTTCGTAAGCAAGGGGGCGGCGCCGGGAGGCCTGCCCGCCGTTATGTCATTGCCCCGCAGGGCCATGCCCGGCTCGGCAACGACTACCTTGATATAGCGATCGATTCGTTGAAAACGATCCGCGGAGCTTTGGGGCATGAAGCCCTGGAAAACTTCGCGCACCAGCGGTTTAAGGAGATGGAACGGCGTTACCGTCCCATCGTCGATGCCGCCGGTCCGGATATCTCCGATCGTGCCAAGGCTCTCGGCGATGCCATGACCCGTGATGGATTCGTGGCCAGCACCTCAGTGATGGCCATGGGGAAAGCGGCCAAGACGGTCGAACTGCCTGAGCATCTGCTGTCCAGCATCCAGTTATGCCAGGGTCATTGCCCCGTGCGCGATCTTGCCCAAGAATTTCCCGAGTTCTGTGATGAAGAGACTCGCGTCATCGCCTCCCTTCTGGGGGTCGATGTCCGAAGACTTTCCACCATGGCCGGGGGAGCCCACGTCTGCACCACACACATCCCGTTGGCTCGCGGGACACATCAAGCCACCGCTGCCTCTCGGGGAAGCGACACTCAGTAA
- a CDS encoding ABC transporter ATP-binding protein, which yields MSPTTFRAVDGISLRAAHGKVTALLGANGAGKSTTLACAQGLQKPTAGSVRLLGEDPWAAGPALRARVGIMLQDGGLPQAIRPIPLLRHVASMYRYPADLDSLVSRLGIDSFNRTNIRRLSGGQKQRVALAAALVGNPEVLFLDEPSAGLDPQSRRVVFDLVREVKEAGTCIVLTTHLMDDAQRLADYVYIVDEGRNVIEGQVDELLYSSQDRQTLRFSISRPGLELCDLFPESLSGGLTVKEEHAGSYEISGAIRPQHLAHLADTWATDGELPTSLELKPRSLEDLFLDISGRTLR from the coding sequence GTGAGTCCGACCACATTCCGGGCCGTCGATGGGATCAGTCTACGTGCGGCCCACGGCAAAGTCACGGCACTTCTGGGGGCCAACGGCGCGGGCAAGTCGACGACTCTCGCCTGCGCACAGGGGCTCCAGAAACCCACCGCCGGGTCGGTTCGTCTTCTGGGTGAAGACCCTTGGGCGGCAGGTCCGGCGCTCAGGGCCCGGGTCGGCATCATGCTTCAGGACGGTGGGCTTCCCCAGGCCATCCGGCCCATTCCGCTTCTTCGGCACGTCGCGTCGATGTACAGGTATCCTGCGGATCTGGATTCCTTGGTATCCCGGTTGGGAATCGACTCGTTCAACCGAACCAATATTCGCCGTCTCTCCGGCGGGCAGAAACAACGTGTCGCATTGGCCGCGGCCCTGGTGGGCAACCCCGAGGTCCTCTTCCTTGACGAGCCCTCCGCCGGCTTGGATCCTCAATCCCGGCGCGTCGTCTTCGATCTCGTCCGGGAAGTCAAAGAGGCTGGGACCTGCATCGTACTGACCACCCACCTCATGGACGATGCCCAGCGACTCGCTGACTACGTATACATCGTCGATGAAGGCCGCAACGTCATCGAGGGGCAAGTCGACGAATTGCTCTACAGCAGTCAGGACCGTCAGACGCTGCGGTTCTCGATCTCGCGTCCCGGACTTGAACTGTGCGACCTATTCCCCGAGTCCCTCTCGGGAGGTCTCACGGTCAAGGAAGAGCATGCGGGTTCGTATGAAATCTCGGGCGCAATTCGTCCCCAGCACCTGGCACACCTCGCAGATACGTGGGCAACGGACGGGGAGCTGCCCACGAGCCTCGAGCTCAAGCCCCGCAGCCTGGAAGACCTGTTCCTAGATATTTCCGGGAGGACCCTCCGATGA
- the sufC gene encoding Fe-S cluster assembly ATPase SufC, whose protein sequence is MSTLEIKDLHVSVILDDENTKPILKGVNLTIKSGEIHAIMGPNGSGKSTLASTIAGHPKYKVDSGEILLDGEDVTQMSVDERARAGLFLAMQYPVEIPGVTMSNFLRSAKTAVSGEAPALRTWTKDVKGAMNQLKIDPDFVSRNVNEGFSGGEKKRHEILQLELLQPKFGILDETDSGLDIDALQVVSEGVNRAHEANDLGVVLITHYTRILRYIKPDFVHVFVDGHVADQGGPELAERLEEEGYIGYLQGAKA, encoded by the coding sequence ATGTCCACTCTTGAGATCAAGGATCTGCACGTATCCGTCATCCTCGATGACGAAAACACCAAGCCGATTCTCAAAGGCGTCAACCTGACGATCAAGTCGGGCGAGATCCACGCGATCATGGGGCCCAACGGCTCGGGCAAGTCGACCTTGGCGTCGACGATTGCCGGGCACCCCAAGTACAAGGTCGACTCTGGCGAGATCTTGCTCGATGGCGAGGACGTCACCCAGATGTCCGTGGATGAGCGAGCGCGCGCTGGCCTGTTCCTGGCCATGCAGTACCCGGTTGAGATCCCCGGCGTGACGATGTCCAACTTCTTGCGTTCCGCGAAGACCGCAGTCTCCGGCGAGGCTCCGGCGCTGCGCACGTGGACCAAGGACGTCAAGGGCGCAATGAACCAGCTCAAGATCGATCCGGACTTCGTGTCGCGTAACGTCAACGAAGGTTTCTCCGGCGGCGAGAAGAAGCGCCATGAGATCCTTCAGCTCGAGCTGCTCCAGCCCAAGTTCGGGATCCTCGATGAGACCGACTCCGGCTTGGACATCGACGCGCTGCAGGTCGTCTCCGAGGGCGTCAACCGCGCCCACGAGGCCAACGATCTCGGTGTCGTGCTCATTACCCACTACACCCGCATTTTGCGCTACATCAAGCCCGACTTCGTCCATGTGTTCGTTGACGGTCACGTCGCCGACCAGGGCGGCCCAGAGTTGGCCGAACGACTGGAGGAAGAGGGCTACATCGGCTACCTTCAGGGAGCAAAAGCATGA
- a CDS encoding ABC transporter permease, with the protein MSQDATMADSQSTAWNAPESSPRQPASSWSRILAQGRYETISMLKNGEQLMLLILFPLMALFGLAFTGFLDTWAEHFGGSRVDVAMPGVLALCAMSTALSGQGIATGFDRRYGVLRFLSTTPLGRGGLIAGKGVAVLSVVVIQYVVMGVVGFALGWNPSVLGFLLSLPTLVVGAAAFTAIGLLVAGVVRAEATLAVVNTVWVVLATVGGSLIPAHQFPGAASWLIELLPSGALGAALRSDMLNHQFAWWPHLVLVMWILVAGLAAKRWFKWS; encoded by the coding sequence ATGAGCCAAGATGCCACCATGGCGGACTCGCAGAGCACCGCATGGAATGCCCCAGAATCCTCACCACGCCAGCCTGCATCGTCCTGGAGCAGGATCCTCGCGCAGGGTCGGTACGAGACCATCTCGATGCTCAAGAACGGCGAACAGCTCATGCTCCTGATCCTGTTCCCCCTCATGGCCCTCTTCGGACTGGCGTTCACCGGATTCCTGGATACCTGGGCCGAGCATTTCGGCGGCTCCCGGGTGGACGTCGCAATGCCCGGCGTGCTCGCGTTGTGTGCGATGTCGACGGCGCTCTCAGGTCAGGGAATCGCTACGGGATTCGACCGACGCTATGGTGTGCTCCGATTCCTCTCGACGACGCCGCTCGGTCGCGGCGGACTCATCGCGGGAAAAGGAGTTGCCGTTCTTTCGGTCGTGGTCATTCAGTACGTCGTGATGGGCGTCGTCGGTTTCGCCCTCGGTTGGAACCCCAGCGTTCTGGGCTTCCTCTTGTCTCTTCCTACCCTGGTTGTAGGCGCCGCCGCTTTCACGGCCATCGGCCTTCTAGTAGCCGGCGTGGTCCGAGCCGAGGCGACACTCGCCGTGGTAAACACAGTCTGGGTGGTTTTGGCCACCGTGGGTGGTTCTTTGATCCCCGCGCATCAATTCCCCGGCGCCGCTTCATGGCTCATCGAGTTGCTTCCTTCTGGTGCATTGGGCGCCGCGCTTCGCTCTGACATGCTCAACCATCAATTTGCTTGGTGGCCGCATTTGGTTCTGGTGATGTGGATTCTCGTCGCTGGCCTCGCCGCCAAGCGGTGGTTCAAGTGGTCATGA
- a CDS encoding heme A synthase translates to MTTRSLPTRGSFIDRFIPLNVNAWVRLLGIASILVNFLLVLTGGLVRLTGSGLGCPTWPRCTSETWTNVPAMGIHGFIEFGNRTLTGAVGIVALLTFISVWRLRGRYTDLFYIALALGLGVIVQAIVGGVSVWLRLNPWMVGVHFMLSGVMVAMAAIFYARVRRYSMRRVIETERLSDRPGPDNLQRFLGVVIAVVTTIAVYMGTLVTGTGPHSGDTDSARHAFNPEVVTRFHTIPVWILLLLIVAILVLAKRKNWAPAVSKSAWTIVIVMLFQGAIGYTQYFTGSPGVLVWFHLIGAGLLIWSVTCLFERMVVLGTPTLRNLAESRVEIAEANGIV, encoded by the coding sequence ATGACCACGAGATCCCTCCCGACCCGAGGTTCTTTCATTGACCGTTTCATTCCCCTGAATGTCAACGCCTGGGTACGACTTCTGGGAATCGCATCGATTTTGGTGAACTTCTTGCTCGTGCTGACGGGTGGCCTGGTGCGCCTGACCGGCTCTGGCTTGGGATGCCCTACGTGGCCTCGTTGCACGTCGGAGACCTGGACGAACGTCCCCGCCATGGGGATTCATGGATTCATCGAATTCGGCAACCGGACGCTCACCGGCGCGGTCGGCATCGTGGCCCTATTGACGTTCATTTCAGTGTGGCGACTGCGTGGGCGCTACACGGACCTGTTCTACATTGCCCTAGCCCTTGGCCTCGGAGTCATCGTCCAGGCGATTGTCGGCGGAGTCTCCGTTTGGCTGCGACTCAATCCTTGGATGGTTGGTGTGCACTTCATGCTCTCCGGTGTCATGGTCGCCATGGCCGCGATCTTCTACGCCCGCGTCCGTCGGTATTCAATGCGTCGCGTGATCGAGACCGAACGTTTGAGTGACCGTCCGGGCCCGGACAATCTCCAGAGGTTCCTTGGCGTTGTGATCGCTGTCGTCACCACCATCGCCGTCTACATGGGAACCTTGGTCACCGGTACCGGCCCCCACTCCGGTGACACCGACAGTGCCCGCCATGCATTCAATCCGGAGGTGGTCACCCGATTCCACACCATTCCGGTCTGGATACTATTGCTGCTCATCGTCGCTATCCTGGTCCTTGCGAAGCGCAAGAATTGGGCCCCTGCCGTATCCAAGAGCGCTTGGACCATCGTCATCGTCATGCTTTTCCAGGGCGCGATCGGCTACACACAGTACTTCACGGGCTCGCCAGGGGTATTGGTGTGGTTCCATCTGATCGGTGCCGGACTGCTGATCTGGTCCGTTACCTGCTTGTTCGAGCGCATGGTTGTGCTAGGGACTCCAACGCTCAGGAACCTCGCGGAAAGCCGCGTGGAGATCGCAGAGGCCAACGGCATCGTCTAG
- the sufB gene encoding Fe-S cluster assembly protein SufB: protein MTEQVERNADGNVISDVLERNPELEGIGTYQYGWYDSDDAGQSAKRGLNEDVVRDISNKKSEPEWMLNLRLKALKFFDRKPMPTWGADLTGIDFDNIKYFVRSTERQAESWEDLPEDIRNTYEKLGIPEAERNRLVAGVAAQYESEVVYHQIREDLERQGVIFMDTDTALKEHPEFFEEYFGTVIPVGDNKFAALNTAVWSGGSFVYVPPGVHVEIPLQAYFRINTENMGQFERTLIIADEDSYVHYIEGCTAPIYKSDSLHSAVVEIVCKKNARVRYTTIQNWSNNVYNLVTKRAIAHEGATMEWIDGNIGSKVTQKYPAVYMVGEHAKGETLSIAFAGEGQHQDTGSKMVHIAPNTSSSIVSKSVARGGGRAAYRGLVQVREGAKHSKNNVVCDALLVDTISRSDTYPYIDIREDEVTLGHEATVSRVSEEQLFYLQQRGLPEDEAMAMIVRGFVEPIARELPMEYALELNRLIELQMEGSVG from the coding sequence ATGACTGAACAAGTTGAGCGCAATGCCGACGGAAATGTCATTTCCGACGTTCTGGAGAGGAACCCGGAGCTCGAAGGCATCGGAACGTACCAATACGGTTGGTACGACTCCGACGACGCCGGCCAATCTGCCAAACGCGGTCTGAACGAGGACGTCGTTCGCGACATCTCGAACAAGAAGAGCGAACCGGAATGGATGCTGAACCTCAGGCTCAAGGCCCTGAAGTTCTTTGATCGCAAGCCCATGCCGACGTGGGGTGCAGACCTCACCGGCATCGACTTCGACAACATCAAATACTTCGTCCGTTCGACGGAGCGTCAGGCTGAGTCCTGGGAGGACTTGCCGGAAGACATCCGCAACACGTACGAGAAGCTGGGCATCCCGGAGGCCGAGCGGAACCGCTTGGTTGCCGGCGTCGCGGCTCAGTATGAGTCCGAGGTCGTATACCACCAGATCCGTGAAGACCTTGAGCGCCAAGGCGTGATCTTCATGGACACGGACACCGCACTCAAGGAACACCCCGAGTTCTTCGAGGAGTACTTCGGTACGGTCATTCCCGTGGGCGACAACAAGTTCGCCGCCCTTAACACGGCCGTATGGTCGGGCGGTTCCTTCGTTTACGTTCCGCCGGGAGTCCACGTCGAGATCCCGTTGCAGGCCTATTTCCGTATCAATACGGAAAACATGGGTCAGTTCGAGCGCACCCTGATCATTGCCGATGAGGACTCATACGTTCACTACATCGAGGGTTGCACGGCTCCGATTTACAAGTCGGATTCGTTGCACTCTGCGGTTGTTGAGATCGTGTGCAAGAAGAACGCTCGCGTTCGCTACACGACCATTCAGAACTGGTCGAATAACGTCTACAACCTGGTGACCAAGCGCGCCATTGCACACGAGGGCGCGACCATGGAATGGATCGATGGCAACATCGGTTCCAAGGTCACACAGAAGTACCCGGCCGTTTACATGGTCGGAGAGCACGCCAAGGGCGAGACGCTCTCGATTGCCTTCGCGGGCGAGGGCCAGCACCAGGACACCGGTTCGAAGATGGTTCACATCGCCCCGAACACCTCCAGCTCCATCGTCTCCAAGTCGGTGGCTCGCGGCGGCGGACGTGCCGCCTACCGAGGGCTCGTCCAAGTCAGAGAGGGCGCCAAGCACTCGAAGAACAATGTGGTTTGTGACGCTCTGCTCGTCGACACGATCTCGCGATCGGACACGTATCCCTACATCGATATCCGCGAGGACGAGGTGACGTTGGGACACGAGGCGACGGTTTCTCGTGTGTCCGAGGAGCAGCTGTTCTACTTGCAGCAGCGCGGTCTGCCCGAAGACGAGGCGATGGCCATGATCGTTCGTGGCTTCGTCGAGCCGATTGCCCGCGAACTGCCGATGGAGTACGCGCTCGAGTTGAACCGTCTTATCGAACTCCAGATGGAAGGATCCGTAGGCTAA
- the sufD gene encoding Fe-S cluster assembly protein SufD codes for MDQEGEKLSPDLATDDTIRARKSANAGDTGSQVMHSRAERPWSFDVADFSLPNGREEEWRFTPIKKIARLFEDAASEEVDGAPAAKVSFDGPESWLAGKLAQGESPRDTVLRPSDRAAVVGSANAPEALHVRVPDNEERREPVTVRIVGQSASARSNNHLVVEAGANSHSTVVIEHTGSAVHNGNVEVIVGQGATLTVISLQRWNNDTLHVGQHDAEVGKDAHYKHINVTLGGDVVRLNSNVRFADEGANAQLFGLYFADSGQHLEHRSFVDHNAPRNTSNVLYKGALQGEKAHTVWVGDVLIQKAAEGTDSYEKNQNLVLTDGARADSVPNLEIETGIIEGAGHASTTGQLDDEHLWYLMARGIPEKQARRLVVRGFLYEIIQQIRVSELEDSLMDALEDELAISNN; via the coding sequence ATGGATCAGGAAGGCGAAAAGCTTTCCCCGGACCTCGCAACGGATGACACCATCCGGGCCCGGAAGTCCGCGAACGCGGGAGATACGGGATCCCAGGTCATGCATTCCCGGGCGGAGCGCCCATGGAGCTTCGACGTCGCGGATTTCTCGTTGCCCAATGGGCGCGAGGAGGAATGGCGTTTCACCCCGATCAAGAAGATTGCGCGCCTGTTCGAGGATGCGGCCAGCGAAGAGGTCGACGGAGCTCCGGCAGCGAAAGTTTCGTTCGACGGGCCGGAATCATGGCTCGCCGGGAAACTGGCTCAAGGAGAGTCTCCGCGAGACACCGTTCTGCGGCCTTCGGACCGCGCGGCGGTCGTCGGTTCCGCCAACGCTCCTGAAGCCTTGCACGTTCGCGTGCCGGACAACGAGGAGCGACGAGAACCAGTAACGGTTCGGATCGTGGGACAGTCCGCATCGGCGCGCTCGAACAACCACCTGGTTGTCGAGGCCGGGGCGAACTCGCACAGCACAGTTGTGATCGAGCACACCGGTTCGGCCGTGCACAACGGGAACGTCGAGGTCATCGTCGGCCAGGGTGCCACGCTGACCGTCATCTCGTTGCAGCGCTGGAATAACGACACTCTGCATGTCGGACAGCATGATGCCGAGGTCGGCAAGGATGCTCACTACAAGCACATCAACGTGACGTTGGGCGGTGACGTCGTTCGACTCAACTCGAATGTGCGCTTTGCCGACGAAGGGGCGAATGCGCAGCTTTTCGGCTTGTACTTCGCCGATTCGGGTCAGCACCTCGAGCATCGCTCGTTCGTGGATCACAACGCTCCACGTAATACCTCCAACGTCCTGTACAAGGGCGCGTTGCAGGGCGAGAAAGCCCATACCGTGTGGGTCGGAGACGTGCTCATCCAGAAGGCCGCAGAAGGAACGGACAGCTACGAGAAAAATCAAAACCTCGTGCTGACCGACGGTGCGCGGGCAGACTCGGTGCCCAACCTCGAAATCGAAACCGGCATCATCGAGGGTGCAGGCCACGCCTCGACGACTGGTCAGCTCGACGACGAGCACCTCTGGTACCTCATGGCTCGCGGCATTCCGGAGAAGCAGGCCCGCCGTCTGGTCGTGCGTGGCTTCCTCTACGAAATCATTCAGCAGATCCGCGTATCCGAGCTAGAGGACTCCCTGATGGATGCCCTCGAGGACGAGCTGGCGATCAGCAACAACTAA